The Argopecten irradians isolate NY chromosome 4, Ai_NY, whole genome shotgun sequence genome has a window encoding:
- the LOC138321823 gene encoding uncharacterized protein isoform X1 yields the protein MVSKAMKLAEIITVLSVVFLVTFSMGQGAPQWRPQGRFGKRGDMRQYPVSWQPDSDSDIDVYPVIQSRTETESDTEKTLKLLEKLCVESSLPGLFRCYRKKRSTETREQDRS from the exons GCGATGAAACTTGCAGAAATTATAACAGTACTATCTGTTGTGTTTCTCGTCACATTCAGTATGGGCCAGGGGGCCCCTCAGTGGCGACCTCAAGGACGCTTTGGCAAAAGAGGGGACATGAGACAGTATCCAGTTTCCTGGCAACCGG ATTCTGACAGTGATATAGATGTTTACCCTGTAATACAGAGCAGAACAGAAACAGAATCGGACACCGAGAAGACTTTAAAACTACTGGAAAAATTATGCGTGGAAAGCAGCCTACCTGGACTCTTTAGATGTTACAG aaagaaAAGGTCAACAGAGACGAGAGAACAAGACCGATCCTAA
- the LOC138321823 gene encoding uncharacterized protein isoform X2, whose protein sequence is MKLAEIITVLSVVFLVTFSMGQGAPQWRPQGRFGKRGDMRQYPVSWQPDSDSDIDVYPVIQSRTETESDTEKTLKLLEKLCVESSLPGLFRCYRKKRSTETREQDRS, encoded by the exons ATGAAACTTGCAGAAATTATAACAGTACTATCTGTTGTGTTTCTCGTCACATTCAGTATGGGCCAGGGGGCCCCTCAGTGGCGACCTCAAGGACGCTTTGGCAAAAGAGGGGACATGAGACAGTATCCAGTTTCCTGGCAACCGG ATTCTGACAGTGATATAGATGTTTACCCTGTAATACAGAGCAGAACAGAAACAGAATCGGACACCGAGAAGACTTTAAAACTACTGGAAAAATTATGCGTGGAAAGCAGCCTACCTGGACTCTTTAGATGTTACAG aaagaaAAGGTCAACAGAGACGAGAGAACAAGACCGATCCTAA